Within the Hippoglossus stenolepis isolate QCI-W04-F060 chromosome 2, HSTE1.2, whole genome shotgun sequence genome, the region TGCAAAACCTCTCACCTCATTTCATTCCCCCTCCTCTGTGCTCTGCTATAGATGAGACTGCAGGCTTCACTGTTCGTCTTGCTGCTGCTCATTTTTGAGGTAAAtcaaaaaatgtctttatgACTCAGGCAGCATGTTTACCAGTATCTTCAGTATTATTTGCTTGACACACAGAATAACACCTCAGACTTCTTGAGTCTTCTTGAATTTATAGcagatgtttgacattttctttctgttcagcTTTCATCATGCACACAACTCCAGGTGACACATGGTTCCTCTCTGGAGCTGTCATGTGTCATGTTTCAATCTGACATCACCGGAGCCGCCATCACCTGGAAATTTCAAGGTTTTATTGTGTTTCGATCACAACCGTTCTTACTGTGTTGCAAAactgtacaaatatatatgtttacagTTGGATGTTTTTCTTACAGGTAAAGATGTTAACCCAGAGTCGATTGGCACTGTTCGAGTTGTAAAGGATGGCCGGTACCTGTCTATATCCCCCGTGACCTCTGCCAACGAGGGCGAGTACGTGTGTTCGGTGAAGGAGAACAATGTGGAGATTATAAGCTCTTTCAACATCACAGTTAGTGGTGAGATacacacattgtttattttgtctagGACCCGTTATATTTTGGGTCGATTTTAATTGGACATATATTCAACATGAAGTTTGAATCCAATAGAGTTCGACTgattcctgtctctctctctacagtcTCATTTGACTATACCATTAAGGTATTCCAAGGCTCAGTTCTTCGCCTGCCATGTAATTTCCCACCCAGCAACCAAGTCTCGGCCAATGCGTTCTGGTTCAGAAAGACGGATGGTGGGAAGAAGATGAGTCTGAATCTTGAAGACGATTCATGGGATGATAATCAGAGATTCGATCTGCTTTTTCCGTTTGACCACGATCAAACCCTCCTCATCAGAGACACTGTCATGGAGGATGCTGGACTTTACCACTGTGAATCTGCTGCGGGGCAGAAGCTCAGCACCGTATTCGTTATTGTTGAAGGTAGGATTCACAGACTTTGACAGTTTGCTCTGCTGCAACTCTCaatgaatattcattttaagAGCAACACATGGATGATAGAGCGTTaatgtacaataaaatattgaacTAAACAAGAATGGCGCTCagtatgaaaccacatttaaattcatttgatCTGTAGTcttatgtggatctgcaccaaattgcacacgctcacaattattagtcccctaaacgtGTCTGATCTATTTAATCTAGATCCATTAGTTATTCTCtggaaaaacagtgaaacagtcaAGAAACTCCCTTTCTGTGTGTGGTAAAACAATTCTGGGTACACCCGCTGATCCAGATTCTCATCATAGTTTAATGGATTCATCCTTGACCATGACCCCCTTCCACCAGTTTCATGGTAAtgtgtccagtagtttttgtgtaatcctgctaactcacaaagtaaacaaagtaACTGTTACAAACTAACCAACATTGAGGGGGCAAAACATAACGTCCTAGCTTCAAAAGCCACGTTGCGGCTACAACATGAcaatatattttgtaatatatatttataactgtCTGCTTCACTTTCTTCCAGATGCTCCTGCCCCTGTTCCTTTCCACTGCAAAGACGTGAACACAGCCTGGGAGCCGTGTCAGGACGAGAGCAGTCGTACAGGAGAGCCCATCTTGCAGGAATCCCTGGCAGAGTTTTCCATGAAGCTCTATTCTTACCTCAGACAGTCGTATCCTTCAAGCAACTTGCTCTTTTCTCCGATCAGCATCAGCGGGATGTTTTCCCATCTGTTGCTTGGTACGgaaattattagatttttttattcattttaattattttgaaaagtgttcACCAGCGCTTGGAAATCTacttcaaataattaaaaactacaGCACACTACAGTTTTAGGAAGTTGTTTGTTGCATGCTTCTATGTTACTGCAATAACTTTTAGcatttatattctttatattttgtatatcttatatttttacatcttgCTGAGTGTCTTATGTTTGCTCTTcccatctatcatccatccatccatctatctatctatcattatctatctatctatctatctatctatctatctatctatctatctatctatctatctatctatctatctatctatctatctatctagataTTATGTAGTAACAAATACTGTATAGGTTTTTGTTACAGATGAGCTGGGGAATTTGGAGATTGTTGAGAAATGTACTGACACATTATTCATTCCAGACACTTCTTGGCATTTTattgacagagagaaaaatatgacGTCAATTCTTGGCCTTTAAGAATCGGTGGTCTAAGCAGACAGCCCTGTGTTGTGGCATTTACATAAGTTTGCATTTGCATAATATGTTTCTGACTTTGAAATGTCAGAGTTATTTTCTTCTGCTCAGACATGCTGTACCTTGCAGCACTTTACATTAGCATCCTTCTATATTATGACTTCCCTTTGTTGTGTTACCTGCAGGGGCAAAGAATGACACCCGCAAAGCGATTGAGAGGGCAGTCTGTGTCCCTCACGACTTCCACTGTTTTCACTTCCACATGAAGAAGCTGAGAGAGAAGTTGTCCGGCTCCTTGCAAATGGCCTCTCAGATCTACTATAACCCAAGTACTTCTATCACACTGTGAAGTGCCTATGATGACCACTCTGCGGAGAGAACTCCAATCAGGGAGAAAGATGCAGAGATTCTGAATGCATACAAAAGCTGAGAGGATCTTTATCTCTCTTTAGCTCATcgtgttttctctgtttcttctccgtAGAAATGAATCTGACTGAGTCCTTCACCAACCAGTCCATTCAGTTCTATGACGCGAAGCCCACCAGACTGCTGAACACCACCGAGGAAAACACGCAGATGATCAACAGCTGGGTggcaaataaaaccaacaataaAATCACACAGTTGGTTGACTCCATTTCTCCCAGTACACAGCTGATCCTGCTCAACGCTGTCTCCTTTAGCGGtcagtaaagtgtgtgtgtgtgtgtgtgtgtgcacaattgtgagtgtgtgcatgtgaaaatgGTGGAAAGTAAtaaactgtgtatgtgtgcatcaGGTCAGTGGAAGGTCAAGTTTGGTGAGGGGCCACCAAAAGGTCTTTTCACCAAACTGAATGGGGACCTGGTGAATGTGCCTCTCCTCTATCATAAGGGATACATGACGGCTATGAAGTATGTGTTGGGGTTGAAGGCACAGGTAACACATCAACATCCATTCTAACACATCATTATACATCACATAGTATAGAACTGACACATCCCTTACAGCCGCGGAGCCTGATTGCTGCGATATGCATCACTTGTTTTCATCAGAGGCATAACTCATTCACATCTCACTCCACAGTTGCTGAAgatttcatcatcatctctgctATTCGTTTTTGAACAAGCATTCACAAATCCACTTAAAAATCATGGAACATTAAAACTCGGTAGAGTTCtgtttagatctgcaccaaaacacaGCTCGTTTTTTCCCGttgaagatccatgaattaatgtctgagaaatgaatgataaggaagtaaaaaaacccATTCTGGATCCTCCCTCTGATCTGAACAAAAATGTGTTGGTgcatacttccaccaagtttcttaGTAATATGTCCAGTTTTTGTTTAActaatagaaaaacaaacaacaaatgcataagtaaaaaatatatgCTGATCCTAATTCCAGCATCTCGCCTGCAAATCatcatataatttttttaatctttattataTAAACTATCAACTAATAATATGATAGTTTGACTGTCCATCCACAGATACATCTCAAAATGAAACAGTTCATTGTTGATTTGGCTTTACCAATAATGGTGCCAGATTTTAAAATACAGACCAGGTTGAATGGTTGTTACTGTCACTCACAGCTAACTCCATGTCTACATTATATTTGTAGCTCTCAAAGCATTATGGAAACGGTAGTTTCAAAACTAGACCATAGTTATTCCCCCAAGAGGAATTACAGAATCCAttaattcatcttttttcacgttgtttcattaatttgtagtttttattagGAAGCAGACAAGGATCAAAACAGTCAgactttgattttatttcatattcttTCCATCAGGTGGCGAGGTTTGCTCTCACAGGTGACAGCAGCCTCTACATCCTGCTGCCTCGCTCCAACAAAGTGGGcgacctgcagcagctggaggacagGATGACGGACACGGCCGTGCTCCGAATGATAGAagagctgaaaacaacaactcctcAGCCGGTGGAGGTTTCTCTGCCCCAGATCAAGCTGGACGTCCAACCAGACATGAACATAGTTATGAAGAAATTAGGTTTGTTCAGCCAGACACAAAGTCCCATTTGTCTCCTCCGTCTACTCTTTGAGATCTTCAGATCGGTATCTGATCTTCTGACTTTCTCTTTCGTCTCTGCTTCATTCACCACCCTCATTTTTTCTGACTTCCCCCCCCTGACCAGGTCTGTCATCACTCTTTGAGGAGGCCAACCTTTGCGGCCTCTACTCAGAGGACAGGGTGGTTCTGGACGACGCCAGACACAGGGCCTTCCTCGCACTGACCAAAGAAGGGGTAGAGGCCGGCGCCGCCACTGCCATGGGCTTCGCTCGCTCCTTCCCTTCCTTCTCCGCCCTGCAGCCATTCGTCATGCTGCTGTGGAGCGACCAGGCCAATGTGCCTCTCTTTATTGGTAGAGTGACCGAACCGTGAGCAAGAGAGAGGGGATATGAGCAGGAAAGAAACTACATGATGAAGAAATGctgaataatacatttcaaataaaagtagttccattgtttctgtgtttttttgttgaaatctcAAAACTCAACATAAAGCATTCTTAAATATGACTCAATTGTCACTAACATGAGGctttaaaaacatatacacagaattGTTTTTGAAGGTGATGATgaatacgcacacacacacacttttgctgTCTGTCTGGTGTCTTTGAAGAGCGGAGCACAGTATGGATGCGTTGTTTCTCAAAAGGAAGACAGACGAGCACTGAAACAACTTCAATTTATTTTGCGAAGTAGTTACACAAACCCACCACACGATGGCAGTcatactgtgtgattgacattGAGGGTAAATACACAGGGACTGCAGTAGTAAATTCCCACCAAACTTCCACCTCAGCCCTCCTGCATCTTCACCACTGATATCAATTTAAGGAAGACAAGTGTCAAAATCTGTGACAGtaaaggttttgtttgttttgtttcttcttctgttttttttttttaaagcaatagCTTGCTTGGTCAAAGCACAGCAACTGAGCAAAAAATACCCTGAATCATCGTAGtcacaaacaaataacacactAAGACGTTTAGAGACCGAATAGACGGCGAGGACTGTAAACACATCGGCATTCAGAATGATCAGCGGAGGTTGCACTCGATTACACAAGCTGATGGTGTTTGCTAAACATGCAGCTGTATCGCAGCTAAAATGGTTACATAAGCTAAGCAGGGTCAATAGACAAGAGTCAGAACAATTTGGTGACTGTAAACAAAAGCAACAGATCCAGAGACAGGAATAGGCGGCCGTCCAGCCCGAAAATGTCAACTCTATTAGATCACTCTCACCTCGCATGACCCCGAAACAAAGTGTTCCCAGAAGTGCACCGTCGTCGATGCTTGTATAACATTATAATGTTATCGATTTGGTTTGATTATCTCACTGCTGACATGCTGGGAGTTTTGATGTGCATAGAGAAAGTACAGAATAATCCCCCATCCTAGCCCAACCCGCTACTTAAAGTCGTTTAAGGTGTAACTGAAAATGTGTCGAAGCTCATTATAACACATAGTTTAGTTCCAAGCTCTTATAATAATGCCCAAGCCCTTTTTCTTCTACATCCAATCCAttgaagaatttttttttttgcagtcaACAATGAGACATTCACAAGGTTGTCGGAGGACAGCAAGATTATGAGCAGCCCGATTGATTCAACAGTTAGAAAAACTCCCGGAGGCCACTGACTGACTGTGGGTTTGCTTTTGTGAACCACTGTACGGCCACAGCATCAGTGATGGAGGaaccagggggggggggtgcacttCATATCCTGACAATTCGACAATATGCACATAACATTCATGTAGGTTGATAAGTGTGAAATCGAGCTCAGATTCTAAATATTGTGGATCCTGATCTGTGATGATCCACAGTCCCCTGCTGCAAAGCGTGTTTCCATACAGGTTATAATCTCTGATCTCTTCAGGTTGAATTAACAGGGggcttcatttttaaaagtctgcATTTCTACTGACTGCACGCTGCAATCCTGTTTCACAGACATGGTCCCAGTGGTCCTACCTTGCAtccaaataattaaatatatgcCACTTTAAACCTGATGTCTAACAGTTCATAAAACGCAATAAGTTAATGGGATGAATGGGACACTGGATAACACAACAGTCCTCTTAACAACAGGCTCTTGAGGTGAATGGTGAAGGTgaatgaggaggggggggggtcttatTCTTTACAGGACCAATCAAATGCCTAAATATTCAAAGTAGAacatcactcagtagagtgcatacctccgccaaggaccaACAATCGGACTGCACctgatttcacacactcacagatatcagtccccgaaatgtgcctgatttctttcatcaactTATTCAGTtgggaaactgtaaaaatgttgaacaaCGCCCTAATAATAAAGACAGTGAAACAATATATCCTGGATgcgccccctgatccagatccgcaccgAACCATACCACACCCTGCCAGGAAGGTTGGGGAATATTGGTGAGTCGTTTTTGTGTAACcatgctaacaaacaaacaaatggacaagggtgaaaacagcACCTGCTCGGCGGAGGGAATAAATACACACTGAGCAGCCACAACATTACTATTACTCACAAGTGGAGTAAATGACATTcattaaattgatttttaaaaatggccCCTGTCACAGGGTGGGATGTAACGTTGATGTGTTGGAAGCTGTAAAAGTGTAAGGATCAGGGAAACATTGACAAAGGCCAAGCTGTGACGGGTGGATGACAGCAGGTCTTGTGGGTTTCCCCCAGAGGCCTGTTCAGTGGTCAGAACCCACCAAGGAAGCACTGAAGGGATCTGACGCCAACATCCTGTTGCGTGATACCAATTACCACAATTATAGGTGTcttaatgttgtggctgatcagtgAGTTTAATGGTAGGATATTGCCCTGCAGGAGGAAAGTGTTACATCAGTCTGTGACTCCGCTGGAGCAGAAATTGAGTTATTGAGTTAATCTCGCTTGGATcctgaaggtaaaaaaaacaacagctcccTCTGACTTCAGCCTGTCATCAGaaaagccacaaaaaaaaaaaaaagagaacagaagTTAAGCATCAAAACATGTTCCATTCTTCAAGTTGCTCTTTGACTGTCTGGCAATGGGAGAGACGGAGATGGTTTTGGCACACAcggatgattgacagcttgtcAGTGTCCTCCAGCCAGGAACACTCACGCCACTGAGACCTgtggcggcggtggcggcggcggcggcggcggaggatTTCTCGCTTGTATGTTTTTCTTGTCCTTTGTTATTATTTCTTCTCGCCTCTGTGCTTCTGAAGTTGGATGGAGACATTTTGAATGCGGCACGATGAtacggacagacacagactccACAGACGGTAAATGTAGGCACTCGTATTCCCATATAgccctcgcacacacacacacacacacgctgacacatCAATGTGCGACATGAAGATGAACAGAGAGCCACTGTAACTTTAAGTCAATGAAAAAGACATAAGAACACTGAAACATTAAAGGTACAAATCCACCAAATGGATCATTTTGTGCTTTAGAATATGGTGTCGTCGTTGTTTTGCATCAGATCAACAACCACTAAAATAGACTTCTCAGAACAGAATCCCCTTTTTTCATGACGTCCCCACTCTCTTCACTAAACACCACGTTATGAGTCACTGGGGTCCACGTGCTGCCGGCCCCTTTCACTGAATGGATTTCGAGTACATTCGCTGCTCGTCATCTCTTCCTCTGGTGTG harbors:
- the serping1 gene encoding plasma protease C1 inhibitor, whose amino-acid sequence is MRLQASLFVLLLLIFELSSCTQLQVTHGSSLELSCVMFQSDITGAAITWKFQGKDVNPESIGTVRVVKDGRYLSISPVTSANEGEYVCSVKENNVEIISSFNITVSVSFDYTIKVFQGSVLRLPCNFPPSNQVSANAFWFRKTDGGKKMSLNLEDDSWDDNQRFDLLFPFDHDQTLLIRDTVMEDAGLYHCESAAGQKLSTVFVIVEDAPAPVPFHCKDVNTAWEPCQDESSRTGEPILQESLAEFSMKLYSYLRQSYPSSNLLFSPISISGMFSHLLLGAKNDTRKAIERAVCVPHDFHCFHFHMKKLREKLSGSLQMASQIYYNPKMNLTESFTNQSIQFYDAKPTRLLNTTEENTQMINSWVANKTNNKITQLVDSISPSTQLILLNAVSFSGQWKVKFGEGPPKGLFTKLNGDLVNVPLLYHKGYMTAMKYVLGLKAQVARFALTGDSSLYILLPRSNKVGDLQQLEDRMTDTAVLRMIEELKTTTPQPVEVSLPQIKLDVQPDMNIVMKKLGLSSLFEEANLCGLYSEDRVVLDDARHRAFLALTKEGVEAGAATAMGFARSFPSFSALQPFVMLLWSDQANVPLFIGRVTEP